In Nocardia sp. NBC_00403, one DNA window encodes the following:
- a CDS encoding TetR/AcrR family transcriptional regulator gives MTRPLRRDAARNREKLLRAATGVFTEQGLDGSLEEIARRAGVSIGTLYNHFPHRDALIDALLPPRLAALDEFAARAASEPDAWTAFTGFTEALLDQLTTDRGLLEAFTGDHPAAEQLTQACHRGMSHLSVLLDRARRSGAMRADARDEDVVNLLWALSLLGETAGPPAWRRCLDLVLDGLRQPHEQPTA, from the coding sequence ATGACCAGACCCCTGCGCCGGGACGCGGCCCGCAATCGCGAGAAGCTGTTGCGTGCGGCCACCGGTGTGTTCACCGAGCAGGGGCTCGATGGTTCATTGGAGGAAATCGCACGGCGCGCGGGCGTCAGCATCGGGACGCTGTACAACCATTTCCCGCACCGCGATGCACTCATCGACGCGCTGCTGCCGCCGCGGCTGGCCGCGTTGGACGAATTCGCCGCCCGCGCCGCGAGCGAGCCGGACGCGTGGACTGCGTTCACCGGGTTCACCGAGGCCCTGCTCGACCAGCTCACCACCGACCGCGGATTACTCGAGGCCTTCACCGGCGACCATCCCGCCGCCGAGCAACTCACGCAGGCCTGCCATCGCGGAATGTCACACCTTTCGGTACTGCTCGACCGGGCCCGCCGCTCCGGCGCGATGCGCGCAGACGCGCGAGACGAAGACGTCGTGAATCTGCTGTGGGCGCTGTCGCTACTCGGCGAGACTGCAGGGCCACCGGCCTGGCGCCGCTGCCTGGATCTGGTACTCGACGGCCTCCGACAGCCGCACGAGCAACCGACGGCCTGA
- a CDS encoding alpha/beta fold hydrolase: MPHAKSTDGVRIAYQTQGDGAPLILLAGQANNHHWWDGVRDDFHARHQTITFDYRGTGDSDKPDTPYSTTGFADDAIAVLDDLGIDSADVYGTSMGGRVAQWLAARHPDRVRALVLGCTTPGGRHAIERDNEVRRSLADPDPAAARAALLELMYTPTYSATTPGPFNTLGDPTMPAYARRRHLLASARHDAWDALPDIGVPTLVVHGTDDRFNPAANAALLADRIPGAQLRLIPGARHAYFDEFRTTAGPLVSDFLNSVRP, from the coding sequence GTGCCCCACGCCAAGTCCACCGATGGCGTTCGCATCGCCTACCAAACACAAGGCGACGGCGCCCCACTGATCCTGCTTGCCGGACAGGCGAACAACCACCATTGGTGGGACGGCGTTCGCGACGACTTCCACGCCCGCCACCAGACGATCACCTTCGACTATCGCGGCACCGGCGACAGCGACAAGCCCGATACGCCATACAGCACAACAGGATTCGCCGACGACGCCATCGCCGTCCTCGACGATCTCGGCATCGACAGCGCCGACGTGTACGGCACCTCGATGGGCGGCCGAGTCGCGCAATGGCTGGCCGCCCGCCATCCGGATCGGGTGCGCGCCCTCGTACTCGGCTGCACCACACCGGGAGGACGGCACGCCATCGAACGCGACAACGAGGTCCGCCGCTCGCTGGCCGATCCCGATCCGGCGGCCGCCCGAGCGGCGCTGCTGGAATTGATGTACACCCCGACCTATTCGGCGACCACACCCGGACCGTTCAACACCCTGGGCGACCCGACCATGCCTGCCTACGCTCGACGACGACATCTCCTCGCGAGCGCCAGGCACGACGCGTGGGATGCCCTGCCCGACATCGGCGTTCCCACGTTGGTCGTGCACGGCACCGACGACCGTTTCAATCCGGCAGCGAACGCAGCATTGCTCGCCGATCGCATCCCCGGAGCTCAGCTGCGGCTGATCCCGGGTGCCAGACACGCGTACTTCGACGAGTTCCGCACCACCGCAGGCCCGCTGGTCTCGGATTTCCTGAATTCGGTTCGACCGTAG
- a CDS encoding AI-2E family transporter, whose translation MSELNEGKSTPDRGDVIGTGVLWLAKWAVCIVAIAAGTWVIGFVLAKLWVAVLPVLLAIVVTTVLWPPTRWLTQHGLRPAAAAAVTLVGFLGLLAGIVALIVPSVVDQAPELADKSTAGVNKVRDWLQGPPLRIQQEQLDSGVDAIVQRLQSSTERIATGVFSGVSAATSAIVTLVLVLTLSFFFIKDGPRFMPWLHNTLGSRTGRHLEEVLSRIWVTLGGFIRTQALVSLIDAIFIGAGLVILGVPLALVLAVITFIGGFIPIVGAFVAGALAVLVALVANGLTTALIVLGIIIAVQQLEGNVLQPVLQSRSMKLHAVLVLLAITAGGSLYGIVGAFLAVPFAAVVAVTIRYIGEQIDAATTPPPEVGEELEPTAE comes from the coding sequence GTGAGCGAGCTGAACGAAGGCAAATCGACGCCCGACCGCGGCGATGTCATCGGCACCGGAGTGCTGTGGCTCGCCAAGTGGGCGGTGTGCATCGTCGCGATCGCGGCGGGCACCTGGGTAATCGGCTTCGTCCTCGCGAAGCTGTGGGTGGCGGTGCTGCCGGTCCTGCTCGCGATCGTCGTCACCACCGTGTTGTGGCCGCCGACGCGGTGGCTCACGCAGCACGGCCTGCGCCCGGCCGCGGCGGCCGCGGTCACCCTGGTCGGTTTCCTCGGACTGCTCGCCGGGATTGTGGCACTGATCGTGCCCTCGGTCGTCGATCAGGCCCCTGAGCTCGCCGACAAGTCGACAGCAGGCGTCAATAAAGTGCGCGACTGGCTGCAGGGTCCGCCGCTGAGAATCCAGCAGGAACAACTCGATTCCGGGGTCGACGCGATCGTGCAACGGCTGCAGTCCAGCACCGAGCGGATCGCGACCGGTGTTTTCAGCGGGGTGAGCGCCGCGACGTCGGCGATCGTCACACTGGTCCTGGTGCTCACGCTGTCGTTCTTCTTCATCAAGGACGGGCCGCGCTTCATGCCTTGGCTACACAACACGCTCGGCAGCCGCACCGGCCGCCACCTAGAGGAGGTGCTGAGTCGAATCTGGGTCACCCTAGGCGGTTTCATCCGCACCCAAGCGCTTGTCAGCTTGATCGATGCGATATTCATCGGTGCCGGGTTGGTGATACTCGGTGTGCCGCTTGCTCTTGTCCTGGCCGTGATCACGTTCATCGGTGGCTTCATCCCGATCGTCGGCGCCTTCGTCGCCGGTGCGCTCGCGGTGCTGGTTGCGTTGGTAGCCAACGGTTTGACCACGGCGCTGATCGTGCTCGGCATCATCATCGCGGTGCAGCAGCTCGAGGGCAATGTGCTGCAGCCGGTGCTCCAGAGCCGCAGCATGAAGCTGCACGCCGTCCTCGTGCTGTTGGCCATCACCGCAGGTGGATCGCTGTACGGCATCGTCGGAGCCTTCCTCGCGGTCCCCTTCGCAGCGGTCGTCGCCGTGACGATCCGCTACATCGGCGAGCAGATCGATGCGGCCACCACCCCACCACCCGAAGTCGGCGAGGAACTCGAACCCACCGCCGAATAG
- a CDS encoding CGNR zinc finger domain-containing protein, with translation MTKEDKFAFRFDCGATWLNLLATKGRTFSAGPVERIATPDRLAEWLELCDLASARTPDQHDLDLAWQLRETLRTLALATVDQQPAPASAVAELSTFLAEHDRPVQLISGHRLRREPPATVTDALARIARQAADQLTGADRALLNSCPEHDCRGVFIDPDGRRRWCPSPACASRGRVRAHRARRSAEEAQ, from the coding sequence GTGACCAAAGAGGACAAGTTCGCCTTTCGCTTCGACTGTGGCGCGACCTGGTTGAACCTGCTCGCCACGAAGGGTCGTACGTTCAGTGCTGGTCCGGTCGAGCGGATCGCGACCCCGGACCGGCTTGCCGAGTGGCTGGAGTTGTGCGACCTTGCCTCGGCCCGGACTCCGGATCAGCACGATTTGGACCTGGCCTGGCAGCTGCGAGAGACGCTGCGCACCTTGGCATTGGCCACCGTCGACCAGCAGCCGGCCCCTGCGTCGGCTGTCGCGGAGCTGTCCACCTTCTTGGCCGAGCACGACCGCCCGGTCCAGTTGATCTCGGGCCACCGGTTGCGCCGTGAGCCGCCCGCGACGGTGACCGATGCCCTTGCCCGCATCGCCCGCCAGGCCGCAGACCAGTTGACCGGTGCGGACCGGGCATTGCTGAACAGCTGTCCGGAACACGATTGCCGCGGCGTGTTCATCGATCCGGACGGCCGGCGTCGCTGGTGTCCGTCGCCCGCGTGTGCGAGCCGTGGTCGGGTCCGCGCGCACCGCGCTCGCCGCAGCGCCGAAGAGGCGCAGTGA
- a CDS encoding carboxymuconolactone decarboxylase family protein: MTTEPATSDRALSERLVPARFDRAEGYRMLDALQDEATQLATLPGLEQLAPGFADWLVTALFGGTYQREGLSLRDRQLINLAALTALGGVDPQLSGHVKSSLRVGMTRTEIIEVFVHLAPYIGVPKALAGLRVAATALADAEQQ, from the coding sequence ATGACAACCGAACCAGCGACGAGCGACCGAGCATTGTCCGAGCGACTGGTGCCAGCACGGTTCGACCGCGCCGAGGGATACCGAATGCTCGACGCGCTCCAAGATGAGGCCACCCAGCTGGCCACGCTGCCCGGTCTCGAACAGCTCGCGCCCGGCTTCGCCGACTGGCTGGTAACGGCCCTGTTCGGCGGCACCTACCAACGCGAGGGGTTGTCGCTGCGCGACCGCCAGTTGATCAACCTGGCCGCGCTCACCGCGCTCGGCGGTGTCGACCCGCAGCTATCTGGGCACGTCAAAAGCTCACTGCGGGTCGGCATGACCCGCACGGAGATCATCGAGGTCTTCGTCCACCTCGCGCCGTATATCGGCGTGCCGAAAGCGCTGGCCGGATTGCGGGTGGCGGCAACCGCTCTCGCCGACGCCGAGCAGCAATGA
- a CDS encoding phosphotriesterase family protein has protein sequence MSAAIRTVLGDLRPEHLGVCDAHDHLFLSSPMLPGQELDDRAAALAELNAFAALGGRAVVQWTPWGMGPRTEMLRGLSRQSGVQIIAATGLHQAKHYNRDELDRVYDGLAGLFVHELTGPGVRAGMIKIAGAYHRIDDHAQYVATAAAEAHHDTDAPIGVHLEAGSAGVEMLNLLCGTHAVPAHRVILGHLHRFPDNRIHRRVAEAGAFLSFDGPSRAHHSTDWRLLDSIAALVDAGYAHQILLGGDTVTATARSSADGPGMPFLLSGLRPRITRELGPDIATALFVDNPARAFAAHWR, from the coding sequence ATGAGTGCGGCCATCCGGACGGTGCTCGGCGATCTCCGACCGGAGCACCTCGGCGTCTGCGATGCCCATGACCACCTGTTCCTCAGCTCACCGATGTTGCCCGGCCAGGAACTCGACGATCGCGCGGCAGCGCTCGCCGAACTGAACGCCTTCGCCGCGCTCGGCGGCCGAGCGGTCGTGCAGTGGACGCCGTGGGGCATGGGACCGCGGACCGAGATGCTGCGTGGCCTCTCCCGGCAATCAGGCGTGCAGATCATTGCGGCAACCGGCCTGCATCAAGCCAAACACTACAACCGCGACGAGCTGGACCGCGTCTACGACGGACTGGCCGGATTGTTCGTTCACGAGCTGACCGGTCCCGGCGTGCGCGCCGGAATGATCAAGATCGCCGGCGCCTATCACCGCATCGATGACCATGCCCAGTACGTCGCGACCGCCGCGGCCGAGGCACATCACGACACCGACGCACCCATCGGTGTGCACCTCGAAGCCGGATCCGCGGGCGTGGAAATGTTGAACCTCCTGTGCGGCACCCACGCCGTGCCGGCACACCGCGTAATCCTCGGACATCTACATCGGTTTCCCGACAATAGAATTCATCGCCGAGTCGCCGAAGCGGGCGCCTTTCTGTCATTCGACGGCCCGTCCCGCGCCCACCACAGCACCGACTGGCGGTTACTCGACAGCATTGCCGCCCTGGTAGACGCGGGTTACGCGCACCAGATCCTGCTGGGTGGTGACACGGTGACCGCAACAGCCAGATCCAGCGCCGATGGCCCCGGCATGCCGTTCCTGCTGAGTGGGCTACGTCCCCGCATCACAAGGGAACTGGGCCCCGACATTGCCACCGCCCTCTTCGTCGACAACCCCGCCCGCGCGTTCGCGGCACACTGGCGATGA
- a CDS encoding AMP-binding protein produces MNQPTRTRPVRSRRPRVVNLPRLLAAAVEAAPDGTAVSCRRSELSYRELDSASSRLARLLIERKVGPGDLVALAIGSSIESVSAMWAVAKTGAGFIVVDTNTAAEHVAQLLADWKPAIGLTAGAGNLRGSAQWLMLNDQDFQNELALSSADEVSHQERLRPIRAEDIAYVTFSVDAPGVVDAVAVTQAAVAGICARRGERLPTSDSMTVFLSTAFACGTPFTVPTTPLPWTEPIRERPARIDAVPDRALDIRTHRLARRLVTMSADR; encoded by the coding sequence ATGAACCAACCGACACGCACGCGACCGGTCCGCTCGCGGCGACCACGGGTAGTCAATCTGCCGCGACTACTGGCGGCGGCCGTCGAGGCCGCTCCCGACGGTACTGCGGTGTCGTGCCGGCGATCGGAGCTCAGCTATCGCGAGCTGGATAGCGCATCCTCCCGATTGGCGCGATTGTTGATCGAACGCAAGGTCGGCCCTGGCGATCTCGTCGCGCTGGCAATCGGATCATCGATCGAGTCGGTGTCGGCCATGTGGGCGGTCGCGAAAACCGGCGCGGGATTCATTGTGGTCGACACGAACACCGCCGCCGAACATGTCGCCCAACTGCTGGCCGACTGGAAACCGGCGATCGGCCTGACCGCGGGCGCGGGCAACCTGCGCGGCTCGGCCCAGTGGCTGATGCTGAACGACCAGGATTTCCAGAACGAACTCGCCCTGTCGTCGGCCGACGAGGTGTCCCACCAAGAACGACTACGCCCGATCCGCGCCGAGGACATCGCCTACGTGACCTTCTCCGTCGACGCGCCAGGGGTGGTCGACGCCGTCGCAGTGACCCAGGCAGCGGTCGCCGGAATCTGCGCCCGCCGGGGCGAACGCCTGCCGACCTCCGACTCGATGACGGTGTTCCTGTCCACCGCCTTCGCCTGCGGCACACCGTTCACCGTGCCGACGACGCCACTGCCCTGGACAGAACCCATCCGAGAGCGCCCTGCCAGGATCGATGCCGTGCCCGACCGCGCGTTGGACATTCGGACCCACCGACTGGCCCGCAGACTGGTCACCATGTCCGCCGATCGATAA
- a CDS encoding AraC family transcriptional regulator, with product MDVLSDALAAMRTGQTRSARTDVRAPWGLRFPAVTGTTFHVVMQGTCWLLSDGAATPLALGPGDVVFLRNGSAHALADDPATAQVEFVPERADPSSTIGQVRIDGSGAHSVLLCGAYELDRTRSHPLMNELPDLVHLPARSAKHSELRHLIDLLATELEGRRPGGDGIVPALIDAMLLYILRAWIDDRSVTETGDPASSGWALALTDPAIGRALQGIHAQPAHPWTVHELAARSGLSRSVFAQRFTTLVGEPPLTYLSWWRMTTAGRLLRESDAPLSAVARRVGYTSEFAFAKAFKREYGTPPGRYRRPVARVQQV from the coding sequence ATGGATGTCCTCTCCGACGCCCTCGCCGCGATGCGGACCGGGCAAACCCGTTCGGCGCGTACCGACGTGCGCGCACCGTGGGGGTTGCGGTTCCCCGCGGTCACCGGCACCACCTTTCACGTCGTGATGCAGGGCACCTGCTGGCTGCTGTCCGACGGTGCGGCAACACCTCTCGCGCTCGGCCCCGGTGATGTGGTCTTCCTTCGCAACGGCAGCGCGCACGCCCTCGCCGATGATCCGGCAACCGCGCAGGTCGAGTTCGTCCCCGAACGTGCCGACCCTTCCTCGACGATCGGGCAGGTCCGCATCGACGGATCGGGGGCGCACTCGGTTCTGCTGTGTGGCGCTTACGAACTCGATCGAACCCGGTCGCACCCATTGATGAACGAGCTCCCCGATCTGGTGCACTTGCCGGCGCGGTCGGCGAAGCACAGCGAACTGCGCCACCTGATCGATCTGCTCGCCACCGAGCTCGAGGGTCGGCGACCAGGGGGTGACGGAATCGTGCCCGCGCTGATCGACGCCATGCTGCTGTACATCCTGCGGGCATGGATAGACGACCGATCCGTTACCGAGACCGGCGACCCGGCATCCTCGGGATGGGCACTGGCACTGACCGATCCGGCAATTGGACGAGCCCTGCAAGGCATTCACGCCCAACCCGCTCATCCATGGACCGTGCACGAACTCGCGGCGCGCAGCGGCCTCTCCCGTTCGGTCTTCGCCCAGCGCTTCACCACATTGGTCGGCGAGCCACCACTGACCTACCTGAGCTGGTGGCGGATGACGACCGCCGGACGACTGCTCCGCGAATCCGACGCCCCGCTCAGCGCGGTGGCCCGACGGGTCGGTTACACCTCCGAATTCGCGTTCGCCAAAGCCTTCAAACGCGAATACGGCACTCCGCCAGGCCGATACCGGCGTCCGGTCGCGCGCGTGCAGCAGGTCTGA
- a CDS encoding NAD(P)H-binding protein: MTVLVLGATGKTGRPVVDALVARGVKVVAASRNPGRATDGIETVRFDWADRTTWEQALANVDGLYVVGPYAEPNGAVLVRELLSAAPQVQRVVLLSVLGADLLPDVVLMAGWEADVRSSGKEWTILRPNWFQQNFGEGFATPLREYSTLELPAADAALGFIDTRDIAEVAAAALTEPGHAGQIHVLTGPESLSHTMVMAILGAAASREFRYTALTADEFAARLRAAGADDNSITWQLGLFTLIRDGVNAIVTDTVERITGHPARSLAAYAAEHAEAWRKGPVNRSERP, translated from the coding sequence ATGACTGTTCTGGTACTCGGAGCGACCGGCAAGACCGGACGGCCCGTGGTCGACGCACTGGTCGCGCGCGGCGTGAAAGTCGTTGCGGCCAGTCGAAATCCCGGCCGGGCAACCGACGGCATCGAGACCGTCCGATTCGACTGGGCCGATCGCACCACCTGGGAGCAGGCACTGGCGAACGTCGACGGACTGTATGTGGTCGGCCCTTACGCCGAGCCGAACGGCGCGGTGCTCGTCCGCGAGTTGCTGTCCGCAGCACCACAGGTACAGCGGGTAGTCCTGCTCTCGGTCCTCGGCGCCGATCTACTTCCCGACGTGGTGTTGATGGCGGGCTGGGAGGCGGATGTCCGCAGCTCGGGCAAAGAGTGGACGATCCTGCGCCCCAATTGGTTCCAGCAGAACTTCGGCGAAGGGTTCGCCACGCCACTGCGCGAATACAGCACCCTCGAGCTGCCTGCCGCCGATGCCGCACTCGGCTTCATCGATACCCGCGACATCGCCGAGGTGGCCGCCGCCGCCCTCACCGAGCCGGGGCACGCTGGACAGATACATGTCCTCACCGGCCCCGAATCTCTTAGCCACACAATGGTTATGGCAATTCTGGGCGCAGCAGCGAGCCGGGAATTCCGGTACACCGCGCTGACGGCCGATGAGTTCGCGGCGCGGCTGCGCGCCGCCGGTGCCGACGACAACTCGATCACCTGGCAACTCGGCCTGTTCACCCTGATTCGCGACGGCGTGAACGCAATCGTCACCGACACCGTCGAGCGCATCACCGGCCATCCGGCCCGGTCGCTGGCGGCCTACGCCGCCGAGCACGCGGAAGCATGGCGGAAGGGTCCGGTCAACCGATCGGAACGACCGTAA
- a CDS encoding YdeI/OmpD-associated family protein: MNIFFASTIDDWRTWLAQNSQSEKEIWLVIHHKDSGVPSLRYHEAIEHALCYGWIDGLHRRRDANSSQLRFSPRTPRSTWSRVNRERAANMIEQGLMTEHGQALIELAKAKGTWEVVTDGERWAVPDDLRASLDRNDAARTNFESFPPSSKRLILEWIVTAKRTDTRERRIKRTVELAAVNVRANHPGVRMQAAG, from the coding sequence ATGAACATTTTCTTCGCGAGCACAATCGACGACTGGCGTACCTGGTTGGCCCAGAACAGCCAGTCCGAGAAGGAAATCTGGCTGGTCATCCACCACAAGGACAGCGGCGTGCCGAGCCTGCGGTACCACGAGGCGATCGAACACGCACTCTGCTATGGCTGGATCGACGGGCTGCACCGCAGACGCGACGCGAACAGCTCGCAGCTGCGGTTCAGCCCGCGCACCCCGCGCAGCACATGGAGCCGGGTGAACAGGGAGCGCGCGGCGAACATGATCGAGCAGGGGCTGATGACCGAGCACGGTCAAGCCTTGATCGAGCTGGCCAAGGCCAAGGGAACCTGGGAAGTGGTCACGGACGGCGAGCGCTGGGCCGTACCCGATGACCTGCGCGCGTCGCTCGACCGAAATGACGCCGCTCGGACCAACTTCGAGAGCTTCCCGCCCTCCTCCAAGCGGCTGATCCTGGAATGGATAGTCACCGCCAAGCGTACGGATACAAGGGAGCGCCGGATAAAACGAACGGTCGAACTCGCTGCGGTGAACGTTCGAGCCAATCACCCGGGTGTCCGGATGCAGGCCGCCGGCTGA
- a CDS encoding SDR family oxidoreductase, with protein sequence MASTMNQTAAQTVLVTAGTGKVGRRVADRLAAKGFPVRSGSRSAEVAFEWEDRSTWAAVLEDVGAVFLMYTPGHRDSRAGDTIRAFSELAVANGVGRLVLLSARGEDQAAAAEQAVRDSGAEWTVLQAAWFNQNFDEGVFTDAVFAGGVALPAGQVWEPFIDSGDLADIVAAALTEDGHAGRNYELTGPRLLTFGDTAEAIAKETNRDVAYVPVTGGQFGAVLTSDFDMPDEEVAVMIDIFATLLDSPNAKVTDPVRRLLRRDPVDFADFVCEAVASGVWKQD encoded by the coding sequence ATGGCATCAACGATGAATCAGACGGCAGCTCAGACCGTTCTTGTGACCGCGGGCACCGGCAAGGTGGGTCGCCGGGTGGCGGATCGCTTGGCGGCCAAGGGTTTCCCAGTCCGTAGCGGTTCCCGTTCGGCGGAGGTCGCTTTCGAGTGGGAGGACCGCAGCACCTGGGCGGCGGTGCTCGAGGATGTGGGGGCGGTGTTCCTCATGTATACCCCCGGACATCGGGACTCCCGCGCCGGCGACACCATTCGGGCGTTCAGTGAACTGGCTGTGGCGAACGGTGTCGGTCGGCTGGTGTTGCTGTCGGCTCGCGGTGAGGATCAGGCTGCTGCTGCGGAGCAGGCGGTGCGCGACAGCGGTGCGGAATGGACTGTGCTGCAGGCGGCGTGGTTCAACCAGAATTTCGACGAGGGTGTGTTCACGGATGCGGTGTTCGCCGGTGGGGTCGCGCTCCCTGCTGGTCAGGTGTGGGAGCCTTTCATTGATTCCGGTGACCTCGCGGATATCGTGGCCGCCGCGTTGACCGAGGACGGGCACGCGGGCAGGAACTATGAATTGACCGGTCCCCGGTTGCTGACTTTCGGTGACACGGCCGAGGCGATTGCGAAGGAGACCAACCGGGATGTCGCCTATGTTCCTGTCACGGGTGGGCAGTTCGGTGCGGTGCTGACCTCGGATTTCGATATGCCGGATGAGGAGGTGGCCGTGATGATCGACATCTTCGCCACGCTTCTGGATAGCCCTAACGCAAAGGTGACCGACCCCGTCCGTCGTCTGCTGCGTCGTGACCCGGTCGACTTCGCCGATTTCGTGTGCGAGGCGGTTGCGTCGGGTGTCTGGAAACAGGACTGA
- a CDS encoding helix-turn-helix domain-containing protein: protein MDPTELLLHPVRLRIIHALSGGRLRTAGELCDRMPDVPRTSVYRQLGLLMEGEMLEIADERRVRGAVERSYRLRPDRPTVSPEASSAMTAHDHRQGFAAAMAVLIAEFNAYLDQADADPGADAVGYRQATLWLSPEELDTMLTGFRDLVAPLAANQPGPGRRPYLISPILFPGEKPASPS from the coding sequence ATGGACCCGACCGAGTTGCTGCTCCACCCGGTGCGATTGCGCATCATCCACGCACTGTCGGGCGGCCGATTACGCACCGCAGGAGAGTTGTGCGACCGCATGCCTGATGTGCCCCGGACTAGCGTCTACCGGCAGCTCGGCCTGCTCATGGAGGGCGAAATGCTCGAGATCGCTGACGAGCGACGCGTGCGCGGCGCGGTGGAACGTTCCTACCGATTGCGACCCGACCGCCCGACCGTCTCCCCCGAGGCGAGCAGCGCGATGACCGCGCATGATCACCGCCAAGGGTTCGCGGCCGCCATGGCCGTCCTGATCGCCGAGTTCAACGCCTACCTCGATCAAGCCGACGCCGACCCCGGCGCCGACGCGGTCGGCTACCGCCAAGCCACGCTCTGGCTCAGCCCCGAGGAGCTCGACACCATGCTCACCGGCTTCCGCGACCTCGTCGCACCCCTCGCGGCGAACCAGCCCGGGCCGGGCCGCAGACCGTACTTGATCAGCCCGATCCTTTTCCCAGGCGAGAAACCGGCATCGCCGAGCTGA
- a CDS encoding alpha/beta fold hydrolase: MRDVPGRRMMVNGTEIYFEESGTGDTWVVFESGGGAGRTLWDRVVPLLGEIAHTVVYDRAGRGRSGSAAEPQTIDDMAATLVALVQALTPGRVILVGHSMGGLIVRRAAETLSPAGLVLLDPTPEAAPNYDNWAPTAKKTDRILAVQQALSHFPPLMRMLTRSYGRKFPADSYATMLAEDFTPAGLATTRHEIAAVTAAIDEFRRHPPEPPKSGIIVISAIHAARYQARNLDLMREYQNRYAEQVGGQYEDAVSEHIIPAERPEQIAAAVRRLVNA, from the coding sequence ATGCGGGATGTTCCTGGGCGTCGAATGATGGTGAACGGCACCGAGATCTACTTCGAAGAGTCCGGCACCGGGGACACCTGGGTGGTGTTCGAATCCGGTGGGGGCGCCGGGCGGACGCTCTGGGATCGGGTGGTCCCGTTACTGGGGGAAATCGCGCATACCGTCGTCTACGACAGGGCCGGTCGCGGCCGCAGTGGCAGCGCCGCCGAACCGCAGACCATCGACGACATGGCGGCCACCCTGGTGGCGTTGGTCCAGGCGCTCACGCCGGGGCGGGTGATCCTGGTGGGCCACAGCATGGGTGGGCTGATCGTCCGTCGCGCCGCCGAAACGCTGTCGCCAGCTGGGCTCGTCCTCCTCGACCCGACACCGGAAGCCGCTCCGAACTACGACAATTGGGCGCCGACCGCCAAGAAGACCGACCGCATCCTCGCCGTGCAGCAGGCACTGAGCCACTTTCCACCGCTCATGCGGATGCTGACCCGCTCCTACGGGCGCAAGTTCCCCGCCGACAGCTACGCGACCATGCTGGCCGAGGACTTCACCCCCGCCGGGCTCGCCACAACCCGGCACGAGATAGCGGCCGTCACGGCGGCGATCGACGAATTCCGCCGCCACCCACCAGAACCGCCGAAATCCGGCATCATCGTCATCTCGGCGATCCACGCCGCCCGCTACCAGGCCCGCAATCTCGACCTCATGCGCGAATACCAGAACAGGTACGCCGAACAGGTCGGCGGGCAATACGAGGACGCCGTCTCCGAGCACATCATCCCCGCAGAGCGACCCGAGCAAATCGCTGCCGCGGTTCGCCGACTGGTGAACGCTTAG